Below is a window of Dehalococcoidales bacterium DNA.
CAAGGGACCATTGAACATTAAAGTGATCTGCGTATACTTGATCCCCGGCACTGTTGATCATGGCAAAATTAGAGGGATCGATCATATCGGATTTGATATACCATGAATGGGGCATGACTGATATAAGGGCTGTGGTGGAGAAGGAGTCTCCGAAGGAGGGATCGTCATAATACCCGGAAATAGCCACCCCATCTATAGAGCCGGCCGATCCCATCCCAAACGAGTATGCCGATGTTCCCGGAACGCTTTCGTGAGTTTTGTTTAATGTGCCATCCATATAGGTATATATTGTTGTACCTGAACGGACAGATTCATACCTATGGAGGGATCCTTCCGACGGGTATATGGAACTTGTTGCGTAGGTCCCCCCAAATAAAGTTCTTGCTGAGTTATAAAGATTCAGCCCCGGGACTCCCGTAGCGTAGTAAGGGATATCACACGTATATGCCCAATAATTTGATGTTCCTGTTGTATTTGGTGTGACGATATACCCGGGAGCCGGACCGTATGCATATGACCCCCCGTCGTGGGTATACCCTCCATAAGTATCCGAATATCCGGGTATTGGTCCCCATCCCATACTGCCGCAACCACCGTGTCCGTTGCACCGACTGTCAAGAGAATATGCCACTGCCCCATTGTTCATGGTATCACTCCACGATGCCGATACCGGAACAATCAAGCAGGTAAGAACAATCAGGCAGAGGAGGGATTTAAAATGGGACTTCCATGAGGAGAACATATAGAGAAAAGAATGTAAGCAAAAGGTATTTATGACTTTTGCAGGAAAAAAGGATTAGAGGGTTGATTCTGCGATGATCGCGGAGCTGCCATCGGAGAACAGCCCGGTAATAACAATATGGTCCTTTTTCGGATTGGTTGCCGGAATTGTTACTCCGAGACCAATTGGTATTGTACCGCCAGAATTTGCCATTACCTGATTCCCGGATATCGTTACCAATGTTGAACCTGTCGTTACGGTAATATTTGTTTTGTCGTTAACGGTGAATGTCATTCCGAGCAATGCGGCTGCATCCTGCCCGACATAATATGTCATTGATACGTGCGAGGTATCAACACGCTGCATCGTTGCCGATACGATATGCGTTGTCTGCAAACTCTGCCCGGCAAACCCGAACAGGAATGCTGCGACAATAGCGGCAAGGACTACGGTCAGCGCAACCAGCATGATTGTTCCCACAATAGGGGTTACT
It encodes the following:
- a CDS encoding type IV pilin N-terminal domain-containing protein; its protein translation is MENEKAVTPIVGTIMLVALTVVLAAIVAAFLFGFAGQSLQTTHIVSATMQRVDTSHVSMTYYVGQDAAALLGMTFTVNDKTNITVTTGSTLVTISGNQVMANSGGTIPIGLGVTIPATNPKKDHIVITGLFSDGSSAIIAESTL